The DNA sequence AGATGTTATTCCGTTGGCGAGGACTCTTCGGCCTTGCCGGCCTCCTCCGCTGCCTCCTCCGCTACCTCCTCCGGCACCTCCGCCGGCTCCACCTTCACCACCAACTCGTCGGGGTGGGTCAATACTTCGACCTTGTCCGACAGCTTCAGGTCCCGCACATACACCGCCTGCCCGATCTCCCGCAGTTCGGCAAGGTCCACCTCCACCGCCTCGGGCAGGTCAATGGGCAGACATTCCACTTCGATGCTGTCCACACCGTACAACAGCACCGCATTGGCACTGTCACGCAGAGGGAACTCGCCCACAAAGGTGATGGGAATCTCTGCCCGAATGCGCTCCGTCAGGCTGACGCGGAAGAAATCGACGTGCAGGACCTCATTGGTGATCGGATCACGCTGAACCTCGCGCACGAGGGCCTTCTCCGGCTTGGGCCACTCCGGCAGTCGCAGGTCTACCAGGTGGGTGAGGCCGGCGCGGCTCAATACCTGATGCAGTGCCTTGGCCGGCACCTGCACCGCCACCGGGTCAAAATGATGTCCATATACCACGGCGGGTACCAGCCCCTGCCGGCGCAGGCGGTTTACCTGCTTCCCCTTTAACGCACGTTTCTCCAAGACCAGTTCGATCGTTTCCATCCCAACCTCCTAGGTATCGCCCACGAGGGCAAGTATGTCTCTCCCACAATGAAATAGGCGGAACTACGTCCGCCTGTCATTCATTAATTATAACGCATTCCAGAGACTTTCGTCAAAAAGCAGATGTCCTAGCCTCAATACATATGGGCACTAGCCATGGTCATGAGGGCCATGGAAAGGGCCTTGCCGGCTTGTTCCAGGGCCTGGATATTGATGTTGGCCAGGGTATCATCCACTGTGCCAACCACCCCCTCACTCCCCTGGCTGTAGACCCACAATATCGGCACATTGGGCGGCGCGAACAGCCGGCGCTGACGAGCATACGGGCTGGAAGCTGAGAACAGCGCTTCCAGTTTCCATTCCCCTGCATACAGGTGAACCGGTACCCCAACCGAGCGTCCTGCCCGTTGGAAGAGCTTAGCCTGCCGCTCATAGCCGGCGGTATGCACCTGCAGACCGCTTGCGGGGCCGGCCAGTGCATCCAGGTATATAATAGCTTCCACATTCCAGGCGTTAGCGTGTGCAGGACGCGCTGTCACCAGGTCCAGCGGGTTGAGAGGTTGCTCCGGAGCCTGCCCATACGGGTATCCACCCTGCACAAACGCCGCAAACATGACGCTTTTGGCCGGCTCATATCCCATCTCCTTCCACGAGCGGAGTATTTCCAGCATGACCGCCACCCCTGAAGCCCCACCATTGGCGCCGGCGAAAACCTCTCCACTCGGCCCTACCCCTAACCCATCATAGGGAGCCATGACCAGAATGAGATTCTGATCCTCTTGTGGGGATGCGCCGGGCCACAAAGCAATCACATCCTGCACCGGCACCCTCTCATGTTTGACCAAATCCAAGGTGCCTTGAGCGAGCACCCCTGTAGGGATCACCAATAGCTCGCCGGCCCCCAGTGACTCGGCACGTCGGGACAGCTCTGACAGGTCACGGCCGGCATGCGCCAGGATCCGAGAAGCCACTTCACGGCTGATCCAAAACACCGGCCAACGCCCCGGGCCTTCCGC is a window from the Anaerolineae bacterium genome containing:
- a CDS encoding 50S ribosomal protein L25, producing the protein METIELVLEKRALKGKQVNRLRRQGLVPAVVYGHHFDPVAVQVPAKALHQVLSRAGLTHLVDLRLPEWPKPEKALVREVQRDPITNEVLHVDFFRVSLTERIRAEIPITFVGEFPLRDSANAVLLYGVDSIEVECLPIDLPEAVEVDLAELREIGQAVYVRDLKLSDKVEVLTHPDELVVKVEPAEVPEEVAEEAAEEAGKAEESSPTE